From the genome of Neisseria sp. oral taxon 014 str. F0314:
GTTGGCGGATTCGCTGTCCATCGCGGTTTTGAGGTCGGTACCATGCGCCAGCAGGTAGTCGTTGATGGCTTTTTTCACGCCGCCGTTGATTTCAAACTGTTTCATCAGGCTTTCCTTTCCGTATATGCGTTGACTTGAAACGTTATTGTTATGAACTACTTACTGAAGTTATTTTAACAGAATGTGCATTCGGCCGCACTTTTCGGACGGTGTTGCGGCGGTCGTTGTGTTCCGATTGATACAAAACAAGGCGGCAATCGGCTCCGTTTTGCCGTTACAATACGGATATTGTGTTTTGAGGCCGTCTGAAAATGTATCTGTGGTTTAAGCTCCTCCATATTTTCTTTATGATTTCCTGGTTTGCCGGACTTTTTTACCTGCCGCGCATTTATGTGAATCTGGCACAGGTCGACCCGCAGGCTGAGCCGGCGGAATATGAGCGGCTGCTGGGCATGGCGCAGCGGCTGTACAAATTCATGTCGCCGCTGGGCATCGGCGCGCTGGTGTGCGGCATCGTGATACCGTTTGCCAACGGCTGGTGGGGATTCGGCTGGGTACATGTCAAGCTGCTGCTGGGCCTGCTGCTGCTGGGCTACCAGCACGTCTGCCGCGCCCATCTGCGCCGTTTTTGCGAACATGCGTGCCGCCATTCGCACAAATGGTACCGCGTGTTTAACGAGATACCGGTTTTGATGATGGTTGCCGCACTGTATCTGGTGGTATTCAAACCGTTTTGATTTTTGATTGACGAATCCGGAGAGGCCGTCTGAACATGACTGTTGAAATCGAACGCCGTTTTTTGCTGAAACACGACGGCTGGCGCAACCAAGCGTCCGCGCCGCAGACCCTGCATCAGGGCTATATCAGCGTGGAAAAGGAACGCACCATCCGTGTGCGCATCATTGGCGACAGGGCCTGGCTGACGCTGAAAGGCTATATTTCCGACCTCAGCCGCAGCGAATTTGAGTACGAAATCCCGCTGGAACACGCGCGGCAGATGATGGACGGCATGTGTCCGTTCAAAATGGAAAAACGCCGCTACCGCGTGCCTTACGGCGGCTTCGTATTTGAAATCGACGAATACGGTGGCGACAACGCGCCCCTGATAGTGGCGGAAATCGAACTGCCCTCGGAAGACGCCCGATTTGAAAAACCCGACTGGCTGGGCGAAGAAATCACGTCCGACGGCAGATTCACCAATGCGTATCTGAGCAAGCACCCGTATTCTGCGTGGGAAAAATAGCAAATCAAAAAGAGGCCGTCTGAAAACCCGAAACAGGATTTTCAGACGGCCTCCCTTCTTTCAGGCTATATGGCCGCTCAACCCGAAACGCGTTCGATTTTCGCGCCTACGCGGCCAAGTTTTTTCTCGATGTGTTCGTAGCCGCGGTCAAGGTGGTAGATGCGTTCGACGATGGTTTCGCCGCCTGCGATCAGGCCGGCAATGACGAGGCTGGCGGAGGCCCGCAGGTCGGTCGCCATGACGGTGGCGCCGGAGAGGGTTTCCACGCCTTTGACATAGGCGGTGTTGCCTTCGGTGGTGATGTTCGCACCCATACGGTTGAGTTCGGGAACGTGCATGAAGCGGTTTTCGAAAATGGTTTCGACCACGCGGCAGCTTCCTTCGGCAATGGCATTCATCGCCATAAACTGCGCCTGCATGTCGGTGGGGAAGCCGGGATGGACGACGGTGCGGATGTCCACGGCTTTGGGTCGCTGCTTCATGTCGATGGAAATCCAGTCGTCGCCTGCTTCGATGACCGCGCCCGCCTCGGTCAGTTTTTCCAGCACGGCTTCCATCGTTTTCGGCGCGGCGCGGCGCAGCACGACTTTGCCGCCGGTCATGGCGACGGCGCAGAGGAAGGTGCCGGCTTCGATGCGGTCGGGTACGACGCTGTGTTCGCAGCCGTGCAGCTCTTCGACTCCCTCAACGGTCATGACGGGTGTGCCGATGCCGCTGATTTTCGCGCCCATTTTGACGAGGCATTCGGCCAAGTCGACGACTTCGGGTTCGATGGCGCAGTTTTCCAAAACGGTGGTGCCTTCGGCGAGGGTTGCCGCCATCAGCAGGTTTTCCGTGCCGCCGACGGTAACGACGTCCATGACGACGCGCGTGCCTTTCAGACGGCCTTTGGCTTTGACGTAGCCGTGTTCGATGGTGATTTCCGCACCCATGGTTTCGAGGCCTTTGAGGTGCTGGTCGACGGGGCGCGAACCGATGGCGCAGCCGCCGGGCAGGCTGACTTGGGCTTCGCCGAAACGCGCCAGCGTCGGGCCGAGCACGAGGATGGAAGCGCGCATGGTTTTGACCAATTCGTAGGGGGCGCAGGTGTTGTTGACCGTGCCGCCGTTGATTTCGAATTCATGGACGTTGTCGGTCAGCACGCGCGCGCCCATGCCTTGCAGCAGTTTCTGAGTGGTTTTGACGTCGGCCAGCATCGGTACGTTTTTCAGGCGCAGCGTGCCTGCGGTCAGCAGACCCGCACACATCAGCGGCAGGGCGGCGTTTTTCGCGCCGGATACGGTGATTTCGCCGTTTAACGGGCCGTTGGCGGTGATTTTGAGTTTGTCCACGGTGATTCTTTCGTTTTGGAGGAGGCACGCCGGACGGATATCCGGCGGTAAGTGTCGTTAAAGACCGAATTATAAGGGATTTTCCGTATGTTTGTGCCCGCAGGCGGATAATTTTTCCGAAAGAGAGTGTGGGCGCGGGCCGGCCGTTCAATACGAAAGGCCGTCTGAAAATGTTTTTCAGACGGCCTTGTGAAGTCAGAAATGCCGGTTACGGCCTGTATTCGGGCTGCATTCCGTTGGGCAGCAGCAGCCAAACGTAGCCTTTGGCTTTCATTTTGCCGGCGGTTTCGCCTGCTTTGTCGCCGTAGCCCCAGAAGTAGTCCACGCGCACGGCGCCTTTGATGGCGCTGCCGGTATCCTGCGCCATAATCAGGCGGTTGAGGGCGTGGCCGGTAAGCGGGTGGGCGGTGGCGACGAACAGGGGGGCGCCGAGGGTGATGTAGTGGCGGTCGACGGCGCCGGCGTATTCGCCCAGCAGCGGCGTGCCGAGTGCGCCCAGCGGGCCTTCGTCGCTGTCGCCGGGAAGTTCGCGGAAGAAGACGTAGCTGGGGTTCTGCCCCAATACTTCGGCCAGCCGTTGCGGGTTTTGCTGCATGTAGGCTTTGATGCCCTGCATGGTGGTCTGTCCTAGCGGGAGGTAGCCTTTGTCGGCCATGTAGCGGCCGATGGAGACGTAGGGTTGTTCGTTCTTATCGGCGTAACCCAGGCGGATGTATTTGCCGGACGGGGTTTTCAGACGGCCTGAACCTTGAATCTGCATGAAGAAGAGTTCGACGGGGTCGTCGGCGTAACCGAGAATCGGGGCTTTGCCGTTGAGTGCGCCGCCGTTAATCTGATTGCGGTTGTGGTAGGGCAAGAAGCGGCCGCCTGCGAAACGGCCTTTGAGCGCGGTGGTGCGGGCGGTGATGGGGAACTGGGACAAATCGGCGGCGTATTGTCCGGCTTCGTCTATCACGCCGCTGTTTTGCCCGGTGGCGCGGACGCGGACGGTTGATTTGCTGCCGCGCAGGTTGGCGGGCAGCGGTACGGAAACAAAGTCGTGGGGGATGCCGTAGATGGGGAATTTTGCTTTGGCGGTCTGGCGGGTGTCGCCGTGAAGGACGGGTTCGTAATAGCCGGTTACAGTACCGGCCTGGGAACCGTTGGCGCTGACCTGCCACGGGGTGAAGTATTTTTCAAAGAAGGCCTTGGCGGAGAAATGATGTTCGCCGGTTTGCGCGGCTTGTGTGCAGACGTCTTGCCAGCCTTCGCGGTTTTTCAGCTTTTCGCAGCCGAGTTTGAACGATTTGAGGCTTTGGGCGAAGTGCTGGGTCGCCCAGTGCGGCAGGTCGCCGTGTCGGACGGCGGTATAGCTGGCGCCGCCGCCGGGGGTAACGGTCGTACCGGGCGGGTGCGGCGTGCCGGTTGGCCGGTCGGGGCCTTTGACGACGGGGATTGTGGTGCCGGTTTGCGGTTTCTTGATGCTTTTGCTCGGACAGGCCGATAAGAGTGCGGCTGTCAGGCCGAGCAGCAGGGTGCGGAAAATCTGTTTGTTTGTGTTCATAGATTATATGGGCCAAGGAAAGAAGCAGGCCGTCTGAAACTGGGTTTCAGACGGCATCGTTTAAGGGTTTGTCTTGCTGCGCTTCATTCTAACATAGAATGTATGTCATGCCGAATATGCCGACAAATCAGCCTTTTATGACATTCTGAAACGGCGGCGGGCATCGTTCCCGTCCGGTTGCCGAGATTTAAATCGGCAAACCCGTTTTTCTTGTTCTGACAATTTCTTAATCAATCATCACTTAATTAAAGAACAAAAATTATTTGCATTTGTACAAATATACGCATATAAATGGAAAAATTGCCTTTTAAGGCAGCCCAACCAAATAATTTAGGATTCGTTTATGCTGATTGCTTTTTTGATTATGCTGCGCGAGGGCATCGAGGCCGCCCTGATTGTGGGCATCGTCGCCGGTTTTTTGAAACAGTCGGGACATTCGCGGCTGATGCCTAAGGTGTGGCTGGGTGTGGCTTTGGCTGCGCTGATGTGTTTGGGCATCGGATACGGCATCCATTCGGTAACGGGCGAGATTCCGCAGAAGGAGCAGGAATTTGTGGTCGGCGTTATCGGTTTGGTGGCGGTGGCGATGCTGACTTATATGATTTTATGGATGAAAAAAGCCGCCCGTTCGATGAAGCAGCAGCTTCAGGATTCGGTTCAGACGGCCTTAAACCGCGGCAATGGTCAAGGCTGGGCTTTGGTCGGTATGGCGTTTCTGGCTGTGGCGCGCGAGGGGCTGGAGAGTGTGTTTTTCCTCTTGGCGGTATTTCAACAAAGTCCGACTTGGTCTATGCCCGTCGGCGCAGTATTGGGGCTGCTGGCCGCAGTGATCATCGGCGCGCTGATTTATCAGGGCGGTATGCGTCTGAATCTGGCGAAGTTTTTCCGCTGGACGGGCGCGTTTTTGATTGTGGTGGCCGCCGGTTTGGTGGCCGGTTCGCTGCGCGCGCTGCATGAGGCGGGCGTGTGGAACCACCTGCAAGAGGTGGTGTTTGATTCCTCCAAATACCTGCATGAAGACAGCCCGCTGGGCGTGCTGCTCGGCGGCTTCTTCGGCTATACCGACCACCCGACGCAGGGCGAGGTGCTGGCGTGGCTGCTGTATTTGGTTCCGGTCATGATTTGGTTTCTGCACGGCAGCAGGCCCGCCGCGGTGCAGAGGTCGTCTGAAAGCCATTAGTGGCGCTTAAAAATTCCGTATCCCATTCTTATCAACATGCCAAAGAGGTTTGAAATGAAAAAACTCAATATAACTGCTTTATCCGTGATGCTGGCTTTGGGTCTGACCGCGTGTCAGCCGCCCGAAGCGGAAAAATCCGCGCCTGCCGCGTCAGGTGCATCAAGCGCGAATGCCGACGGCACCGTCAACGTCGGCGTGAACGACACCGCATGCGAACCGATGGAACTGACCGTACCGAGCGGACAAGTCGTGTTCAACATCAAAAACAACAGCGGCCGCAAGCTGGAATGGGAAATCCTCAAAGGCGTGATGGTGGTTGACGAACGCGAAAACATCGCCCCTGGACTTTCCGACAAAATGACCGTTACCCTGCTGCCGGGCGAATACGAAATGACCTGCGGCCTCTTGACCAACCCGCGCGGCAAGTTGGTGGTAACCGACAGCGGCTTTAAAGACACCGGCAACGAAGCCGATTTGGAAAAACTCGCCAAACCGCTTGCCGACTATAAAGTTTACGTTCAAGGCGAAGCCAAAGAGCTGGTTGCCAAAACCAAAGCCTTCACCGACGCCGTCAAAGCGGGCGACATCGAAAAAGCCAAATCCCAGTTTGCCTCCGCCCGCACCCACTACGAACGCATCGAGCCGATTGCCGAACTCTTCAACGAACTCGACCCCGCCATCGACGCGCGTGAAGACGACTTCAAAGACAAAACCGAAGACGCGGCGTTCACCGGCTTCCACCGCATCGAACACGCCCTGTGGGTCAAAAAAGACGTCTCCGGCGTAAAAGACATTGCCGACAAACTCATGAAAGACGTTGAATCCCTGCAAAAAGAAATCGACGCCCTTTCCTTCCCGCCAAACAAAGTCGTCGGCGGCGCGGCAGTGTTGATTGAAGAAGTTGCCGGCAGCAAAATCAGCGGCGAAGAAGACCGTTACAGCCACA
Proteins encoded in this window:
- a CDS encoding CopD family protein, with the translated sequence MYLWFKLLHIFFMISWFAGLFYLPRIYVNLAQVDPQAEPAEYERLLGMAQRLYKFMSPLGIGALVCGIVIPFANGWWGFGWVHVKLLLGLLLLGYQHVCRAHLRRFCEHACRHSHKWYRVFNEIPVLMMVAALYLVVFKPF
- a CDS encoding CYTH domain-containing protein — protein: MTVEIERRFLLKHDGWRNQASAPQTLHQGYISVEKERTIRVRIIGDRAWLTLKGYISDLSRSEFEYEIPLEHARQMMDGMCPFKMEKRRYRVPYGGFVFEIDEYGGDNAPLIVAEIELPSEDARFEKPDWLGEEITSDGRFTNAYLSKHPYSAWEK
- the murA gene encoding UDP-N-acetylglucosamine 1-carboxyvinyltransferase, giving the protein MDKLKITANGPLNGEITVSGAKNAALPLMCAGLLTAGTLRLKNVPMLADVKTTQKLLQGMGARVLTDNVHEFEINGGTVNNTCAPYELVKTMRASILVLGPTLARFGEAQVSLPGGCAIGSRPVDQHLKGLETMGAEITIEHGYVKAKGRLKGTRVVMDVVTVGGTENLLMAATLAEGTTVLENCAIEPEVVDLAECLVKMGAKISGIGTPVMTVEGVEELHGCEHSVVPDRIEAGTFLCAVAMTGGKVVLRRAAPKTMEAVLEKLTEAGAVIEAGDDWISIDMKQRPKAVDIRTVVHPGFPTDMQAQFMAMNAIAEGSCRVVETIFENRFMHVPELNRMGANITTEGNTAYVKGVETLSGATVMATDLRASASLVIAGLIAGGETIVERIYHLDRGYEHIEKKLGRVGAKIERVSG
- a CDS encoding murein transglycosylase A, whose amino-acid sequence is MNTNKQIFRTLLLGLTAALLSACPSKSIKKPQTGTTIPVVKGPDRPTGTPHPPGTTVTPGGGASYTAVRHGDLPHWATQHFAQSLKSFKLGCEKLKNREGWQDVCTQAAQTGEHHFSAKAFFEKYFTPWQVSANGSQAGTVTGYYEPVLHGDTRQTAKAKFPIYGIPHDFVSVPLPANLRGSKSTVRVRATGQNSGVIDEAGQYAADLSQFPITARTTALKGRFAGGRFLPYHNRNQINGGALNGKAPILGYADDPVELFFMQIQGSGRLKTPSGKYIRLGYADKNEQPYVSIGRYMADKGYLPLGQTTMQGIKAYMQQNPQRLAEVLGQNPSYVFFRELPGDSDEGPLGALGTPLLGEYAGAVDRHYITLGAPLFVATAHPLTGHALNRLIMAQDTGSAIKGAVRVDYFWGYGDKAGETAGKMKAKGYVWLLLPNGMQPEYRP
- the efeU gene encoding iron uptake transporter permease EfeU; the encoded protein is MLIAFLIMLREGIEAALIVGIVAGFLKQSGHSRLMPKVWLGVALAALMCLGIGYGIHSVTGEIPQKEQEFVVGVIGLVAVAMLTYMILWMKKAARSMKQQLQDSVQTALNRGNGQGWALVGMAFLAVAREGLESVFFLLAVFQQSPTWSMPVGAVLGLLAAVIIGALIYQGGMRLNLAKFFRWTGAFLIVVAAGLVAGSLRALHEAGVWNHLQEVVFDSSKYLHEDSPLGVLLGGFFGYTDHPTQGEVLAWLLYLVPVMIWFLHGSRPAAVQRSSESH
- the efeO gene encoding iron uptake system protein EfeO — protein: MKKLNITALSVMLALGLTACQPPEAEKSAPAASGASSANADGTVNVGVNDTACEPMELTVPSGQVVFNIKNNSGRKLEWEILKGVMVVDERENIAPGLSDKMTVTLLPGEYEMTCGLLTNPRGKLVVTDSGFKDTGNEADLEKLAKPLADYKVYVQGEAKELVAKTKAFTDAVKAGDIEKAKSQFASARTHYERIEPIAELFNELDPAIDAREDDFKDKTEDAAFTGFHRIEHALWVKKDVSGVKDIADKLMKDVESLQKEIDALSFPPNKVVGGAAVLIEEVAGSKISGEEDRYSHTDLSDFQANIEGAQKIVELFRPMIAEKNKALLEKVDANFKQVTDILTKYKTKDGFETYDKLSDEDRKTLQAPINALAEDLSQLRGTLGLK